The proteins below are encoded in one region of Belonocnema kinseyi isolate 2016_QV_RU_SX_M_011 chromosome 1, B_treatae_v1, whole genome shotgun sequence:
- the LOC117177430 gene encoding uncharacterized protein LOC117177430, which yields MRRTSHTHAGARLLHISRSLSLRQVIKEPTRSDSILDLIFVSDDLLLLDSGVAKLSREFDHDLILCNINLDLSTRPSVYRVGRDFKRIDQTAFNEAASQADWVSILKLSSLDEKVDRFSQITLNLINSFCPLRRFRIARPRPAWFSDSVKIIARARDRARSKWRTSKTVMDRDKYVLLRNFATSSFRREKSGYLSSLSDRPSSKHMWEKVNLAGVWSGQRQFSWGDLPMDPTSINDFFIDTIPSAVASETLIRDLQSSASNISPNFQNTFVFKEIDLSHLYHAMKSFTSTATGSDGSNISSVYLCVPSCLPVLLNIMNTSLRQAKFPSAWGSGIVRPLPKCDSPKTFGDLRPITILPYLSKVLEKICLQQ from the coding sequence ATGCGGCGGACATCTCACACACATGCTGGGGCTAGGTTACTTCACATATCACGCTCTCTATCGCTCAGGCAAGTTATCAAAGAACCGACCCGCTCGGACTCGATTTTAGACCTTATCTTTGTAAGCGACGATCTCCTCCTTTTAGATTCGGGAGTGGCCAAGCTATCAAGAGAATTCGACCATGACTTGATTTTGTGCAACATAAACCTAGATCTATCTACGAGACCGAGTGTATACCGCGTAGGTAGGGACTTTAAGCGAATAGATCAAACAGCATTCAATGAGGCAGCTAGTCAGGCGGACTGGGTCAGTATATTAAAACTCTCTTCATTAGACGAGAAGGTGGACCGATTTTCTCAAATAACGTTAAACCTTATTAACAGTTTCTGCCCGCTACGTCGCTTTAGAATAGCTAGACCCAGGCCGGCTTGGTTCTCCGACTCTGTAAAGATAATTGCTCGGGCCAGGGACAGAGCTCGTTCCAAATGGCGCACTTCAAAAACTGTCATGGATAGAGATAAATATGTGCTTCTCCGTAACTTCGCAACTAGCTCCTTCCGGCGCGAAAAAAGCGGGTATTTGTCCAGCCTCTCAGATAGGCCCTCTTCTAAACACATGTGGGAAAAGGTAAACCTGGCAGGTGTCTGGTCAGGACAAAGACAGTTCTCTTGGGGAGATCTTCCTATGGACCCCACTAGCATTAACGACTTCTTTATAGATACCATACCATCAGCAGTAGCCTCAGAGACACTAATCCGCGACCTTCAGTCATCCGCTAGCAACATTTCACCTAACTTCCAGAATACTTTCGTGTTCAAGGAAATTGACCTTAGTCATTTGTATCACGCTATGAAATCATTCACTTCGACAGCTACGGGATCGGATGGCAGTAATATTTCTTCAGTTTATCTTTGTGTACCCTCATGCCTTCCTGTATTATTAAATATCATGAATACCTCGTTAAGGCAGGCAAAGTTTCCCTCGGCATGGGGATCAGGTATTGTTCGTCCTCTTCCTAAATGCGATAGTCCGAAAACATTTGGCGACTTACGTCCAATAACTATTCTGCCTTACCTTTCGAAAGTATTAGAGAAGATCTGTCTTCAGCAGTAG